One stretch of Parafrankia irregularis DNA includes these proteins:
- the tal gene encoding transaldolase, translating to MSKPLSDLSAAGVAVWLDDISRERIRTGNLAELARTRSVVGVTSNPTIFQKAIGGGETYDAQLRDLAVRGVDVGEAVRAITAHDIRAACDILRPAYDASGGVDGRVSLEVDPRLAHETERTVAEARALWWLVDRPNLFIKIPATLAGLPAITAALAEGISVNVTLIFALERYEAVMDAFMTGLEQALAAGRDISDLASVASFFVSRVDSEVDRRLGKIGTPQADALRSKAAIANARLAYELHQKVFGTARWERLAAAGAKPQRPLWASTSTKDPSLPDTLYVAELIAPGTVNTMPEATLEAFADHGVVPGDTITPHYEEAHSVMSQLADLGVDMADVVDVLEVDGVRKFEDSWNQLLDTIRDQLGSAAS from the coding sequence ATGAGCAAGCCACTGTCCGACCTGTCGGCCGCGGGTGTCGCGGTCTGGCTGGACGACATCAGCCGGGAGCGGATCCGGACCGGCAACCTGGCCGAGCTCGCCCGCACCCGCAGCGTCGTCGGGGTGACCAGCAACCCGACGATCTTCCAGAAGGCGATCGGTGGCGGCGAGACCTACGACGCGCAGCTGCGCGACCTGGCCGTCCGCGGGGTCGACGTGGGCGAGGCGGTCCGGGCGATCACCGCGCACGACATCCGGGCCGCCTGTGACATCCTGCGCCCCGCGTACGACGCGAGCGGCGGGGTGGACGGCCGGGTCTCCCTCGAGGTCGACCCGCGGCTCGCCCACGAGACCGAGCGCACCGTCGCCGAGGCACGTGCCCTGTGGTGGCTGGTCGACCGGCCCAACCTGTTCATCAAGATCCCGGCGACCCTGGCCGGCCTGCCGGCCATCACCGCGGCCCTGGCCGAGGGCATCAGCGTCAACGTCACGCTGATCTTCGCGCTGGAGCGGTACGAGGCGGTCATGGATGCGTTCATGACCGGTCTGGAGCAGGCCCTGGCCGCTGGTCGCGACATCTCGGACCTGGCCTCGGTGGCGTCCTTCTTCGTGAGCCGGGTCGACAGCGAGGTGGACCGTCGGCTGGGGAAGATCGGCACGCCCCAGGCGGACGCACTGCGGTCCAAGGCCGCGATCGCCAACGCCCGGCTCGCCTACGAGCTGCATCAGAAGGTGTTCGGCACCGCCCGGTGGGAGCGGCTGGCCGCGGCCGGCGCGAAGCCGCAGCGGCCGCTGTGGGCGTCGACGTCGACGAAGGACCCGTCGTTGCCGGACACCCTCTACGTGGCGGAACTGATCGCACCCGGCACGGTGAACACGATGCCGGAGGCGACACTGGAAGCGTTCGCCGATCACGGGGTCGTCCCCGGCGACACGATCACGCCGCACTACGAGGAGGCGCACTCAGTCATGTCCCAGCTGGCCGATCTGGGGGTGGACATGGCCGATGTCGTCGACGTGCTGGAGGTCGACGGCGTCCGCAAGTTCGAGGACTCCTGGAACCAGCTGCTCGACACGATCCGCGATCAGCTCGGGTCCGCCGCGTCCTGA
- a CDS encoding heme o synthase — protein MTAAVVPTPAVAGLPAAGAMGAVGAVSPVPAGPSDLDLAGPRSRWARAAGRTRSYIALMKLRVVELLLVSTVPVMLLAERGMPSWWLIVVTLVAGTLSAGSANTINCYVDRDIDQLMGRTKRRPLVRETVEPAQALRFGIVLGIVSTLMFGLLVNWISAALSVGAIAFYVFVYTLGLKRRSPSNIVIGGAAGCFPVLIGWSAVTGTVGWAAVLLFAVIFFWTPPHFWALAIRYKDDYAAAGVPMLPVVATTEVVTRRILLYSYVMVGVSLAVGPVADIGLVYTVPAALLGAWFVAEAHRMVARAHRGEDIRPMRLFHMSISYLTLLFAALAAAALV, from the coding sequence GTGACCGCTGCCGTCGTCCCGACGCCCGCTGTGGCGGGTCTGCCCGCCGCCGGCGCCATGGGCGCTGTCGGCGCGGTGTCACCCGTCCCGGCGGGGCCCTCCGATCTTGATCTCGCCGGCCCCCGAAGCCGTTGGGCCCGGGCCGCCGGCCGAACCCGCTCGTACATCGCGCTGATGAAGCTGCGGGTCGTCGAGCTTCTCCTGGTCTCCACCGTTCCGGTCATGCTCCTCGCCGAGCGCGGCATGCCGTCCTGGTGGCTGATCGTGGTGACGCTCGTCGCCGGCACCCTGTCGGCGGGCAGTGCCAACACCATCAACTGCTACGTCGACCGTGACATCGACCAGCTCATGGGCCGCACCAAGCGTCGTCCGCTGGTCCGCGAGACGGTCGAGCCGGCACAGGCGCTCAGGTTCGGCATCGTGCTGGGCATCGTCTCCACGCTGATGTTCGGCCTGCTCGTCAACTGGATCTCCGCCGCACTGTCCGTGGGCGCGATCGCGTTCTACGTCTTCGTCTACACGCTGGGCCTCAAGCGGCGCTCGCCGTCGAACATCGTGATCGGCGGCGCGGCCGGGTGCTTCCCGGTACTGATCGGGTGGTCCGCGGTGACCGGAACCGTCGGCTGGGCCGCGGTGCTGCTCTTCGCGGTCATCTTCTTCTGGACACCGCCGCACTTCTGGGCGTTGGCCATCCGCTACAAGGACGACTACGCCGCGGCCGGGGTGCCGATGCTCCCGGTGGTGGCCACGACGGAGGTCGTCACCCGCCGCATCCTGCTCTACTCGTACGTGATGGTCGGGGTCTCGCTCGCCGTCGGCCCGGTCGCCGACATCGGGCTGGTGTACACGGTGCCGGCCGCGTTGCTCGGGGCCTGGTTCGTCGCGGAGGCACACCGGATGGTGGCCCGCGCCCACCGCGGTGAGGACATCCGGCCGATGCGCCTGTTCCACATGTCGATCTCGTACCTCACGCTGCTCTTCGCCGCCCTGGCCGCGGCAGCGCTGGTCTGA